The genomic region CTTCTtcgacggcgagatcaAGAAGCTCGGCGTTCAAGACTGCTACTTCCCCATGTTTGTGTCCAAGGCGCGTcttgagaaggagaaggaccACATTGAGGGCTTCGCCCCCGAGGTCGCCTGGGTGACCAAGGCCGGCAAGTcggacctcgaggagcacaTCGCCATCCGCCCCACCTCCGAGACCGTCATGTACCCCTACTACGCCAAGTGGATCAAGTCGCACCGTGACCTTCccctcaagctcaaccaGTGGAACTCGGTCGTCCGTTGGGAGTTCAAGAACCCCCAGCCCTTCCTCCGCACCCGCGAGTTCCTGTGGCAGGAGGGCCACACCGCCCACCTCGACAAGGCTGGCGCCGACCAGGAGGTtctcgacatcctcgagctctACCGCCAGGTCTACACCGACCTTCTCGCTGTTCCCGTTGTTCCCGGTAAGAAGTCGGAGAACGAGAAGTTCGCCGGCGCCGATTacaccaccaccgtcgAGGGCTTCATTCCCACTACTGGCCGTGGTATCCAGGGCGCGACCTCGCACCACCTTGGCCAGAACTTCTCCAAGATGTTCGACATCAACGTTGAGGACCCCAACGCCGACCGCTCGGACCCCAACGCCATCACCAAGATCAACGTGTTCCAGAACTCGTGGGGTCTCTCGACCCGCTCGATTGGTGTCATGGTCATGATCCACGGTGACGACCAGGGTCTCGTCTTCCCCCCCAAGGTTGCGCTCCACCAGGTCGTTGTCATCCCCGTCGGTCTCtccaaggtcgagggccAGAACAAGACCATCTACGACGCGTGCCAGAAGCTCGCAGACGAGCTcagcgccggcggcgtccGCGCCACCGTCGACCTCCGTGACGGCTACACTCCGGGCTGGAAGTTCAACGACTGGGAGATGCGCGGCACTCCCCTCcgtctcgagcttggcccTCGCGACCTTGCCTCCAAGTCGGCGCTCGCTGTCCGCCGTTACGACAACAACAAGAGCTCGATGCCCCTCGACAACATCGTCGACAGCGTCAAGAGCACTCTCGTGGACATCCAGAAGAGTATGTACGAGaacgccaaggccaagatggACAAGCACATCATCCCCGTCACCGAGTGGAAGGACGTCACCCCCACGCTCGATGCCAAGAacatcctcgccatccccTGGTGCGAGGACCCTCAGtgcgaggacgacctcaaggaccgctcgcgcgccgaggccgaggctgccCGTGGCCAGGCTGAGGACTCGAAGGCTCCCTCTTCCGGTGCCAAGTCGCTCTGTATTCCCTTCGACCAGCAGCGCTTCGGCCCCTTCCCCCAGGGCGAGAAGCAGTGCTGCCCCCAGTGTGGCAAGAAGGCGTCCAAGTGGACGCTGTTCGGCCGCTCGTACTAAGCGGTTGACGCTGCAGAAAAAAAGAGCCTTGGCGCGCCGGGGCGTGATGGCTCGTGGCATATAGCATGATGTGGCAGAACAGATGTTTGTATTTCCGGGTTCCATGCATGCGTGGGGCGTGTGAAGGTGGGTGGGGCGTGTGAAGACGAAGCGCGCGCTGCTGGCGACTAGTGGACGATGGACACGAGTGACCTACTGATCGGGAAGCAACTGACTTGATTGCGCACCTCGCACCATACGCGTACAAGTCGGCCATGTCATACCACTATCAATATCTAGAGCTGCCCAATTCTCTGCGTGACGCGGTCCTTGAACGTAgagtctggtgtcagccgGTCGACAAATGAACCCCAGCTgaggcgaggtggtgcgCTCTAGCTCCCACTCACAAGCGTTCATGAGCGTCTGCTCGTTGATGACAATGTCCGTCGAGTCGGGCTTGGGGCGGGTCACGCGCGCCGCGATGGCCGCCGCATCCGTCTCAAGGATGATTCTGTGGTCAGCTGAAGCAAACGAGAAGGGCAGAGCTGGGCCAGGGGTGGGTAATGGCTCTTGTTCTTTTCTTGCCGTCGTTCCGTCGTTCGACTACGCTCCGCTCGttcctcccaccctcccaccctcTGCGCTTTACGTCACCCTCttccacctcgccgcccactCCTCGCCTCTTCCCGCTAGCACACTCACCCATCATCAACAGTCTCGTCGGCAGCCAGCAgaacaaggtcgaggcTCTCCAGCACAATACGCTTCTCAATCTGaccgcggaggaggagcgacACCGCATCATGGAATGCCGTCAGCGTGCTCTGGAGCATGAGCTCGTTGCTCGTTGAGAGCGGCCCGACAATGTGGAAGTGCAGGTCGGTCGACGGGCGCGAAAGGATCAGGTgcggggggagggggtggaTTTCGCCTGCGCGTGCGAGTGTGCGAGGATACGAGGCGATTCAGAGTGGGTGAGATAGGGAGGGGTCGGTGAACGGGGGATAGAGTCGGTCAGGCAATGTTGTCGGGAGGAAGGCGCGTCAGCACCTCATCACGTCGGCCACGAGCACTCACCCGctcccctcctcgactTTTCCCAGACAGACTTCTCGAACACGCGCTGCTCCTTGTACGTCTGGAGGCCGGGCATACCAGGTCCaccggcgccgacgccaagctcggcagGCGTGCCGGTGCCAATGGCCGAGTGCGGGGGCGCATAATACTTTGCCAGCACGCGGTTGCcctcgctgtcgaggatgagcaGCGCCGTGACCGTGTAAAGGGAGAGGTTTGCCTTCTGTAAGCTGGCTCAAGGGAAGAACGCACCATGTTGAGCGTGGATAGGTATATGGAGGTCTGACGGATACGAGTTCGGCGGTTTCAAGTACGTCCAGATGTCTTGATCGCGGACACGTTCAACTAACGTGGCGGTATTTCAGGCACGGCTCATAATTCCCTCCACTTTCCCTACCTTGGGCTACGCTCGCGTCTATACACAACAACTGCATATATAAACAACTCAAACAGGTACATGTACAACCTAGCTATCAGAAGAAACCAATGCAATGCTACGTGTCTGACCGCGAACCGTCAACGTCGGGCGCCATAGACGGTGACATGAGCATTTCGgggccgtcgtcgttgacACCTTGCAACCCTAACGAGTTGCCAAAGCCTGCGTGTTCGGGAAACGCGACGTCCGACGCCTTGACTACAGAGCTCAACCCAATGGCCGAACCGAGGTGGTGCTTGTGTTTGTGGCCGCACCCATGCCCGctgccctcggcgtcgtcctcgagctcgcggatcatcgccttggcgtcgccAACACGGATCGGGTCACCGAATATGACCTGGTGTCCGGGCAGAAGAGTGAGGGCCACGCTGCCTACGGCCGACGTGAACATGCCAGTTAACCGGCGGGATATCCAGCTGAAGCGCTTGGCAAAGGGCACAAACGTGTCGATCACGTCGCGCACATCGACAACATCGCGCACATGGGTGGccttgccgacctcgttgAACTCGATGATCGTCGAAACCGGCAGGTCCCAGTGTAGTAAGAAGTCGAACTCGCGCAGCACCGACTCAGCTAAGCGGAGTATAAAGCCGCGCGGTGGACCGTGAATGAGCGAGTCAGACGACTGCAGAGGCGTCAAATTGTTGAGCGGACGCTTGATGACAGTCGGGAACAGGGTAAGGGAGATGACACTGTGGTTAGCTGCAAGAAAAGAGAGCAATTGAGCGAACTCACTGATCGATCAGTGCAATGTGGTATCCTTCGTAGCACTCCATGCAGCCGATGTCTCGGCACTCGGCTGAAACGTCCCAGAGCTTCCACCACCCATCGTCGGTGTTGCTGCGGTTCATCACGGAGCCGTGATGCTGTCCTGACGATGCGAGCCACTCGTCAATAGGATCGGATGCGGATCGCTTGTCAGACGCATTGGCCGACGGAGATGCCAAGTAAATCGGGCCGAGTAGGGCCGAGCGCACTCTCGAGGTGAGAGACCGTgcatggaggaggagtgaggAAGGGGTGAATGAGGGGAGGTAAGCGGTGGAGAGCAGTTGAAGAAGCGCAAAGTGGGTGAGCACGGACTGGCGCGATGACAGTCGAACGAGGGGATGGTCATAAACTGGTGGGGTTAGCACGAGCCACTTGGTACCTTTGTGGGGAAACGCGAGCTTCCTTTCGGGCTCTACTCACCGCAGTCGCCTTCAAACCACTGCTCCATCACGCGCTTGACTTCACGACCCTGCTCGGCCCACGCGGGTGCTCTGGGGTCTGCAGGGTCCTCAACACCGCGGTATAGGACTCTGTGGATGTCTATGAGCGCCTCCAGCGGTTCGTTGCTTCTGGCCCAGAGGTCAGCTGGTAGAGTCGCGGTCGGgtcgcccagctcggctGCTTCCCCTGGGCTcgtgtcgccgccgcgggTGGCTATGGGGGCGGGCCcctggcgcgcgcgcgaaATCTGCTGCTGGGGCGTAAGGGGACCGCCCTGCGCGTGGCGAGGGTAGCTGTGGAGCGCGTGGCGTAGCGCGGCGATGGAGGATCGCGAGCCCAAACCGTAAAACGACTCGCGGTGGTATGGCGTTGAGTAACCTGAATatggcaaggtcgagctcgacggcatGCGCGAGTGCATCGAGAGAGGCTCTCGTCCAAAGCCTGATGTTGCTGGGCCAGGCGAGTACTCGGAGCGGTCAGGGATGTAGAAACGAGGGGGGTGTCGTGAGAGTGTGGGATGGGGGAGGTCGAACTCTGACCCGGCCATGGTAAAGTATGACATGGTGGCGTGGTCGTGTGACGCTGATGGTGTAATGGGAGGAAGGCaagagggaaggttgggtATGGATATGGGTatggcggcggccgggGCGAGTCAAGAAGCAACCGAGACACGAGGTTGCGATGCCGAGAGAAGGTTGGTTGTGTGTGCAATCGACTGCAACGATGGCCGCTAATAACCAGGTCGACGGCGGGGAACGTTTAGGTGGCGAGTATATGCGGCTGATTCGAGCCAGTTGGTGCTCAGATCTCGATGTACTGGGGTCTCCACGGTGGCTTGAAAGATGGTGCACAGAAGAGGAGAGTCGTGTGAGGGAGTGGCGGGTTGGAAGTGTCTACAGGCAATAAAAAGTCGGGTAGCCAAAGACACAACGAACAGATGAAGATGGTGAGTAGTGTAAAAGAGGGTTGATAGTAGTGAATAGAAGTAGTAAAGAGGTGAGATGGAGACGATGGCTCAAGTGATCGTGACCTCGAACCATACCCAGGCCCAGGGTGACGCCAAGCaagggggggaaggagggagggagtgaAGGGGTAAAGGGGAGCGGCAACACCTGTGATGAAGGATTTGATTCCGTCATAGTTCAAAGCAATCAAAAAGCCATCCACACCGCCACGCGACCGAGACCCTGCAGTCTACAGTACACCCGGGCATCGGTCTTACAGACTTGTACGTTGGGAATCTCAATCGCAGCTCCACAAGATGAGTGAAATATTCCTCGGCAGCGTCAGTCTCGACAATTCTCACAAACACTATCGCCCGGTTACTGCTCGGTATAATCGAGGATTCGT from Cutaneotrichosporon cavernicola HIS019 DNA, chromosome: 2 harbors:
- the RET3 gene encoding uncharacterized protein (coatomer protein); translated protein: MKANLSLYTVTALLILDSEGNRVLAKYYAPPHSAIGTGTPAELGVGAGGPGMPGLQTYKEQRVFEKSVWEKSRRGAGEIHPLPPHLILSRPSTDLHFHIVGPLSTSNELMLQSTLTAFHDAVSLLLRGQIEKRIVLESLDLVLLAADETVDDGIILETDAAAIAARVTRPKPDSTDIVINEQTLMNAYSTFKDRVTQRIGQL
- a CDS encoding uncharacterized protein (Proline-tRNA ligase), whose product is MAAVSDNDIIARLGKLSISAPEVLKHAAVSGGAEWRAELDKAGKAGVPLTKTLLFKPKQPKSAEPTPVLVIAKEETETSSGAIGGALGLKDLRLANEDLIKQVVPSAASKDDVSALPLPAPVPSTLFVVLDSALASSSDAFALHLTSSASTVLLKGTEIKAYLQSLTATPDAVRVLDFAELKANAPAPVARAPKEKKEAAPKKEVPKKDDDLYEMAIQYKKDEDFPGWYTDVLIKGEMLDYYDISGCYILRPPSYHIWQDVTAFFDGEIKKLGVQDCYFPMFVSKARLEKEKDHIEGFAPEVAWVTKAGKSDLEEHIAIRPTSETVMYPYYAKWIKSHRDLPLKLNQWNSVVRWEFKNPQPFLRTREFLWQEGHTAHLDKAGADQEVLDILELYRQVYTDLLAVPVVPGKKSENEKFAGADYTTTVEGFIPTTGRGIQGATSHHLGQNFSKMFDINVEDPNADRSDPNAITKINVFQNSWGLSTRSIGVMVMIHGDDQGLVFPPKVALHQVVVIPVGLSKVEGQNKTIYDACQKLADELSAGGVRATVDLRDGYTPGWKFNDWEMRGTPLRLELGPRDLASKSALAVRRYDNNKSSMPLDNIVDSVKSTLVDIQKSMYENAKAKMDKHIIPVTEWKDVTPTLDAKNILAIPWCEDPQCEDDLKDRSRAEAEAARGQAEDSKAPSSGAKSLCIPFDQQRFGPFPQGEKQCCPQCGKKASKWTLFGRSY
- the RET3 gene encoding uncharacterized protein (coatomer protein), which encodes MSYFTMAGSEFDLPHPTLSRHPPRFYIPDRSEYSPGPATSGFGREPLSMHSRMPSSSTLPYSGYSTPYHRESFYGLGSRSSIAALRHALHSYPRHAQGGPLTPQQQISRARQGPAPIATRGGDTSPGEAAELGDPTATLPADLWARSNEPLEALIDIHRVLYRGVEDPADPRAPAWAEQGREVKRVMEQWFEGDCVYDHPLVRLSSRQSVLTHFALLQLLSTAYLPSFTPSSLLLHARSLTSRVRSALLGPIYLASPSANASDKRSASDPIDEWLASSGQHHGSVMNRSNTDDGWWKLWDVSAECRDIGCMECYEGYHIALIDHVISLTLFPTVIKRPLNNLTPLQSSDSLIHGPPRGFILRLAESVLREFDFLLHWDLPVSTIIEFNEVGKATHVRDVVDVRDVIDTFVPFAKRFSWISRRLTGMFTSAVGSVALTLLPGHQVIFGDPIRVGDAKAMIRELEDDAEGSGHGCGHKHKHHLGSAIGLSSVVKASDVAFPEHAGFGNSLGLQGVNDDGPEMLMSPSMAPDVDGSRSDT